The following proteins are encoded in a genomic region of Astatotilapia calliptera chromosome 22, fAstCal1.2, whole genome shotgun sequence:
- the LOC113015138 gene encoding probable serine/threonine-protein kinase cdc7: MKKAQSAASLAKSETPSSKRCRLADSPGTTSPASKDIVDILESIDKAARLSLVEILHQEFKCLRESLEFSQQQQPQGLQQQPQLLQQQPQLLQQQPQGLQQQPQLLQQQPQLLQQQPQGLQQQPQLLQQLQQQLQLLQTQLQLQQLQQQQLQLLQTQLQLQQQLQLLQAQLQLQQLQQQQPQLQQQQLQLLQTQLQLQQQQPQLQLHCYNSNHRGYNNNHSCYNSNHRGYNNNHSCYNSNHRGSNNNHSCYNSNHRGYNNNHSCYNSNHRGYNNNHSCYNSNHRGYNNNHSCYNSNYSCQSGYSCK, from the exons ATGAAGAAGGCCCAGAGTGCAGCTTCCCTGGCCAAGTCTGAGACGCCGTCATCGAAAAGATGTCGCCTGGCAGATTCCCCCGGCACAACATCGCCAGCCAGCAAAGATATTGTCGATATCCTAGAGTCAATCGACAAGGCTGCAAGGctgtccttggtggagattCTACACCAGGAATTTAAATGCTTGCGAGAATCCCTGGAGTTCagtcagcagcag CAACCACAGgggctccaacaacaaccacagctgctacaacaacaaccacagctgctacaaCAGCAACCACAGgggctccaacaacaaccacagctgctacaacaacaaccacagctgctacaaCAGCAACCACAGgggctccaacaacaaccacagctgctacaaCA ACTGcagcaacaactacagctgctccaAACACAACTACAACTGCAGcaactgcagcaacaacaactacaactgcTCCAAACACAACTACAActgcaacaacaactacaactgcTCCAAGCACAACTACAACTGCAGCAACTGCAGCAACAACAGCCAcaactgcagcaacaacaactacaactgcTCCAAACACAACTACAACTGCAGCAACAACAGCCACAACTACAACTGca ctgctacaaCAGCAACCACAGGggctacaacaacaaccacagctgctacaaCAGCAACCACAGGggctacaacaacaaccacagctgctacaaCAGCAACCACAGgggctccaacaacaaccacagctgctacaaCAGCAACCACAGGggctacaacaacaaccacagctgctacaaCAGCAACCACAGGggctacaacaacaaccacagctgctacaaCAGCAACCACAGGggctacaacaacaaccacagctgctacaaCAGCAACTACAGCTGCCAAAGCGGCTACAGCTGTAAATGA